The following coding sequences are from one Shewanella violacea DSS12 window:
- a CDS encoding DUF819 family protein, producing MSSTAIVTNDATALGLLAAILGFVFYTSNSKHPFWTKFYKYIPALLMCYFLPSLLNTFNIIDGHTSQLYFVASRYLLPACLVLLILSVDLKAILSLGPKAIIMFLTGTVGIVIGGPIALLIISAIHPEVLGVTGPEAVWRGMTTLAGSWIGGGANQAAMKEIYEAGGDIFSIMVTVDVIVANIWMAVLLLMASKAKQIDAWTGADTTALEALKDKVEKYHAENSRIPSLNDLMLIVAVGFGVTGLAHVFADFLGPFFEANYPWTQDYSLTSKFFWLIVTVTTIGLAMSFSPVRHLEAAGASKVASVFLYILVATIGLHMDVSKLADPDNLWYFAIGIIWMLVHASFMLIVAKLIKAPLFYMAVGSQANVGGAASAPVVAAAFHPALAPVGVLLAVLGYAVGTYMAWMCGQLLQIISSPGLVG from the coding sequence ATGAGTAGCACAGCCATAGTGACAAATGATGCCACGGCCTTGGGCCTGTTGGCGGCCATTTTAGGCTTCGTTTTTTATACCAGTAACAGTAAACATCCTTTCTGGACTAAGTTTTACAAATATATCCCAGCACTGCTCATGTGCTATTTTCTTCCATCATTACTTAACACCTTTAATATTATAGATGGTCACACTTCACAGCTCTACTTCGTGGCATCAAGATACCTGCTTCCCGCTTGTTTAGTCTTACTCATTCTAAGTGTCGATCTAAAAGCCATTCTATCTCTTGGTCCTAAAGCCATAATCATGTTTCTGACCGGCACGGTAGGAATAGTGATCGGTGGACCTATAGCCCTGCTTATCATTTCAGCCATACATCCGGAAGTTTTGGGTGTCACTGGGCCTGAAGCTGTTTGGCGTGGTATGACTACCTTAGCCGGAAGCTGGATTGGTGGTGGTGCTAACCAGGCTGCGATGAAAGAGATCTATGAGGCTGGCGGTGATATCTTCTCTATCATGGTGACTGTCGATGTGATTGTCGCCAATATCTGGATGGCAGTATTACTGCTTATGGCTTCTAAGGCCAAGCAGATTGATGCCTGGACGGGGGCTGATACCACAGCCCTCGAAGCGCTAAAAGACAAGGTCGAAAAATACCATGCGGAAAACTCTCGTATTCCTAGTCTGAACGACTTGATGTTAATCGTAGCGGTTGGTTTCGGTGTCACGGGTCTTGCTCATGTATTTGCTGATTTCTTGGGGCCCTTCTTCGAGGCCAACTATCCATGGACTCAAGATTACAGCCTAACCTCTAAGTTTTTCTGGTTGATTGTCACTGTGACGACTATTGGCTTGGCCATGTCATTCAGTCCTGTGCGCCATTTAGAAGCGGCCGGGGCTTCAAAAGTCGCTTCAGTCTTCCTGTATATTCTGGTTGCTACTATCGGCTTGCATATGGATGTATCCAAGTTGGCCGACCCTGATAATTTATGGTATTTCGCCATCGGCATCATCTGGATGCTAGTTCACGCCAGCTTTATGCTTATCGTGGCGAAATTAATTAAGGCGCCACTGTTTTATATGGCGGTGGGCAGTCAGGCCAATGTGGGCGGCGCAGCCTCTGCACCTGTGGTCGCGGCTGCATTCCATCCTGCATTAGCACCTGTTGGTGTACTACTTGCGGTATTAGGCTATGCTGTTGGGACATATATGGCTTGGATGTGTGGTCAGCTACTACAGATAATTTCATCCCCAGGTTTAGTCGGTTAA
- a CDS encoding transglutaminase family protein has protein sequence MTTLTLKDDIQLPDTAFEISQHLGFSKLESAKWAWLEIAGSVLSRYVVDRHERLDGLLHWFYQDLGFCVRESYFSVEAADLGACITTRQGNSTTLATVLMLLAKQLDLELEPLLLPGTTVLCSKIDGKTRYIDPLTGDDLTRHELHVLVRGELGNGVGFKPSYLKPVSLKRLISRMIHELKAGSIVSHQFEPAMECCNLLLQWHPDDLNLNRERAFIAQQLGCISVAAADLKHFVDNSPHDPVIELVKMQLKELKGKQEVYH, from the coding sequence ATGACAACTCTGACTCTGAAAGACGATATTCAATTACCTGATACGGCATTTGAAATTTCGCAGCATCTTGGTTTCTCGAAATTGGAATCAGCCAAGTGGGCCTGGTTAGAGATTGCAGGCTCAGTCTTGAGTCGTTACGTGGTAGACCGTCATGAAAGACTCGATGGTCTATTACACTGGTTCTATCAAGATTTAGGTTTTTGCGTTCGAGAATCTTACTTTAGTGTTGAAGCTGCTGACTTGGGAGCCTGTATTACTACTCGCCAGGGAAATAGTACGACATTAGCCACAGTCTTGATGTTGCTTGCAAAGCAACTAGATCTAGAATTAGAGCCTCTGCTGCTGCCAGGCACGACTGTGTTATGTAGCAAAATTGATGGCAAGACTCGCTATATAGACCCGTTAACCGGTGATGATTTAACCCGGCATGAGCTTCATGTGCTAGTGCGAGGAGAGCTGGGTAATGGCGTAGGCTTTAAGCCTAGCTATCTTAAGCCTGTAAGCTTGAAGCGTCTGATCTCCAGAATGATACACGAGCTTAAAGCTGGCAGTATCGTCTCACATCAGTTTGAGCCTGCGATGGAGTGTTGTAATTTACTGCTTCAATGGCACCCGGATGATCTTAATCTCAATCGAGAACGAGCCTTTATTGCGCAACAGTTAGGCTGTATCAGCGTGGCTGCTGCGGACCTTAAACACTTTGTCGATAACAGTCCACACGATCCTGTCATCGAACTGGTGAAGATGCAGCTCAAAGAGCTCAAGGGTAAACAAGAAGTTTATCATTAA